In Bacillus thuringiensis, the DNA window AAATAGTTGCTGAAAGAGAATTGTTACAAAAAGTATATGTATCAATAGAAGATCCTTACAATCAAGTGCAAGAAGAGCTAAAAGGAAATAAAAGCGGATCGAATAAGCAAGTATTCTCGTATGTGAATACTGGTTTCCATATAGTGAAAGAAAACTGTGAGTATGTTGATAAAGAGGTTAATTTACAAGTGATTGATAAACAAATTCAAGGTTTTGAGAAATTACTAGTAGAGAAAACAGTACAACAAGTGAGTGAAGCTAAGAAACAAGAAGAAGCGAAAAAGCTGGAAGAGAGTAAAAAACAAGAAGAAGCGAAAAAGCTAGAAGAGAGTAAAAAACAAGAAGAAGCGAAAAAGCTAGAAGAGAGTAAAAAACAAGAAGAAGCGAAAAAGCTAGAAGAGAGTAAAAAACAAGAAGAAGCGAAAAAGC includes these proteins:
- a CDS encoding DUF4047 domain-containing protein, with the translated sequence MLKPPRKFKKMLILPCLCSITFYLGSQMMTYTEAAFVHETKVTATISTASIFPKTVDQLTEQAKQHKEVILHEYEGMKSKLTVTSTQELEQALVTWKQGREKIVAERELLQKVYVSIEDPYNQVQEELKGNKSGSNKQVFSYVNTGFHIVKENCEYVDKEVNLQVIDKQIQGFEKLLVEKTVQQVSEAKKQEEAKKLEESKKQEEAKKLEESKKQEEAKKLEESKKQEEAKKLEESKKQEEAKKLEESKKQEEAKKLEESKKQDEAKKLEESKKHE